In Podospora pseudoanserina strain CBS 124.78 chromosome 5, whole genome shotgun sequence, a single window of DNA contains:
- a CDS encoding hypothetical protein (EggNog:ENOG503NU51; COG:P) has product MKFNILATPDIWIRVRLDRPENMAASRGRNKTHPQTSSQCLIQSVGAISGLPSSSELWLFSPQKPSPRQGPTPDMHRGKWRGSTAWDEATGHEDSKKTSQNMGCCGGIHRGSRGRVGVEGSSKLMRAKVYYPLPQEPSPPSVPLSHIPVSVDTEAETQTFPLPRVRNYLKYLSPASYLVSVLPYLPSRSHCLALSPTTTTDPKTPTLTLLHLPSQPQHNRLNSVNMPGGAAPPVGADTLRVEAPVTMKAYLMCVFAAFGGIFFGYDSGYIAGVMGMDFFIKTIEGPGALVLPAWKKSLITSILSAGTFFGSLAAGDLADWIGRKFTVILGCMVFIVGVVLQTASASLGLIVAGRLVAGFGVGFVSAIIILYMSEIAPRKVRGAIVSGYQFCICIGLLLASCVNYGTQDRDDSASYRVPIGLQMAWALILAGGLALLPESPRFFVRKGQLDKARVTLARLRDQPLDSEYIRDELAEIIANHEYETSIAPVGGYWSAWMVCFQGSIFNSSSNLRRTVLGTSLQMMQQWTGCNFVFYFGTTFFQQLGTISNPFLISLITTLVNVCSTPISFWSMERVGRRPLLIWGALGMVICQYIVAIIGTVKPDDDNCVKAMIAFICIYIFFFATTWGPGAWVVIGEVFPLPMRAKGVALSTASNWLWNCIIAVITPYMVDSDKGNLGAKVFWIWGSLCCCCFLYAFLLVPETKGLTLEQVDQMLNETTPRTSARWVPHSTYAGGEKAEKSVQHHEEKVTPSGSDGESQV; this is encoded by the exons ATGAAATTCAACATCCTCGCCACTCCCGACATCTGGATCCGTGTCAGGCTGGATAGGCCCGAGAATATGGCCGcttcaagaggaagaaacaaaacccaCCCACAAACGTCATCTCAATGTCTGATCCAGAGCGTTGGAGCTATCTCGGGCCTTCCGAGTTCGTCCGAACTTTGGCTTTTCTCTCCGCAAAAACCATCCCCGCGGCAAGGTCCAACCCCAGATATGCACAGGGGCAAGTGGAGAGGCTCAACTGCCTGGGACGAAGCCACAGGCCACGAGGACAGCAAAAAGACTTCACAGAACATGGGGTGTTGTGGAGGGATTCACCGGGGTAGTCGGGGTAGGGTCGGGGTCGAAGGTTCGTCGAAGCTCATGAGAGCAAAGGTATATTATCCCCTTCCCCAGgagccatcaccgccaagtGTTCCTCTTTCTCATATTCCTGTATCAGTCGACACAGAGGCTGAGACTCAGACATTCCCGCTGCCAAGGGTTCGGAATTATTTGAAGTATTTATCACCTGCTTCATACCTCGTCTCAGTCCTCCCTTACCTCCCGTCTCGTTCTCATTGTCTCGCCCTATCaccgacgacaacaaccgaCCCTAAAACACCAAcactcaccctcctccacctgccaTCTCAACCCCAGCACAACCGCCTCAACTCAGTCAACATGCCCGGTGGCGCGGCTCCCCCCGTTGGGGCTGACACCCTCAGGGTGGAAGCCCCCGTTACCATGAAGGCGTACCTGATGTGCGTCTTCGCCGCCTTTGGTGGTATCTTCTTCGGTTACGACTCTGGTTACATCGCCGGTGTGATGGGCATGGACTTCTTCATCAAGACCATCGAAGGCCCCGGTGCTCTCGTCCTCCCCGCCTGGAAGAAATCTCTCATCACCTCTATCTTGTCTGCTGGTACCTTCTTCGGTTCGCTCGCCGCTGGTGATCTGGCCGATTGGATTGGTCGCAAGTTCACTGTCATCTTGGGTTGCATGGTCTTTATCGTCGGTGTGGTCCTCCAAaccgcctccgcctctcTCGGCTTGATCGTCGCTGGTAGACTCGTCGCCGGTTTCGGTGTGGGTTTCGTCTCGGCCATCATCATTCTCTACATGAGCGAAATCGCCCCTCGCAAGGTTAGAGGCGCCATCGTTTCCGGATACCAGTTCTGCATCTGCATCGGTCTGCTTCTTGCCAGCTGCGTCAATTATGGCACCCAGGACCGCGATGACAGCGCCAGCTACCGTGTCCCTATCGGTCTTCAGATGGCTTGGGCTTTGATTCTCGCCGGCGGTTTGGCTCTCCTTCCCGAGTCGCCCAGATTCTTCGTTCGCAAGGgccagctcgacaaggcGCGTGTCACTCTCGCCAGACTGAGAGATCAGCCTCTTGATTCCGAGTACATCCGtgatgagcttgccgagaTCATTGCCAACCACGAGTACGAGACTAGCATTGCGCCCGTCGGCGGCTACTGGTCCGCCTGGATGGTCTGCTTCCAGGgctccatcttcaacagcagcagcaacctccGCCGCACTGTCCTCGGCACCTCCCTCCAGATGATGCAGCAGTGGACCGGCTGCAACTTTGTCTTTTACTTCGgcaccaccttcttccagcagctcggcacaatctccaaccccttcctcatttccctcatcaccaccctcgtcaaCGTCTGCTCTACTCCCATTTCCTTCTGGAGCATGGAGAGAGTCGGCCGGAGACCTCTATTGATCTGGGGCGCCCTGGGCATGGTTATCTGCCAGTACATtgtcgccatcatcggcacCGTCAAgcccgacgacgacaactgCGTCAAGGCCATGATTGCCTTCATCTGCATCtacatcttcttctttgccacCACCTGGGGCCCCGGCGCCTGGGTTGTCATTGGCGAGGTCTTCCCTCTGCCCATGCGCGCCAAGGGTGTGGCTCTTTCCACTGCTTCCAACTGGCTCT GGAACTgcatcatcgccgtcatcACCCCCTACATGGTCGACTCGGACAAGGGTAACCTCGGCGCCAAGGTCTTCTGGATCTGGGGCAgcttgtgctgctgctgcttcctctacgccttcctcctcgtgcCCGAGACCAAGGGTCTCACGCTCGAGCAGGTCGACCAGATGCTCAACGAGACCACGCCCCGTACTTCTGCCCGCTGGGTCCCCCACAGCACCTATGCTGGCGgtgagaaggccgagaagtCGGTGCAGCATCACGAGGAGAAGGTTACTCCTTCTGGGAGCGATGGAGAGAGCCAGGTTTAA
- a CDS encoding hypothetical protein (EggNog:ENOG503Q3ZT; COG:G; CAZy:GH3): MKSSVFWGASLTSAVVRAIDLPFQFYPNCVDDLLSTNQVCNTTLSPPERAAALVAALTPEEKLQNIVSKSLGAPRIGLPAYNWWSEALHGVAYAPGTQFWQGDGPFNSSTSFPMPLLMAATFDDELLEKIAEVIGIEGRAFGNAGFSGLDYWTPNVNPFKDPRWGRGSETPGEDVLLVKRYAAAMIKGLEGPVPEKERRVVATCKHYAANDFEDWNGATRHNFNAKISLQDMAEYYFMPFQQCVRDSRVGSIMCAYNAVNGVPSCASPYLLQTILREHWNWTEHNNYITSDCEAVLDVSLNHKYAATNAEGTAISFEAGMDTSCEYEGSSDIPGAWSQGLLKESTVDRALLRLYEGIVRAGYFDGKQSLYSSLGWADVNKPSAQKLSLQAAVDGTVLLKNDGALPLSDLLDKSRPKKVAMIGFWSDAKDKLRGGYSGTAAYLHTPAYAASQLGIPFSTASGPILHSDLASNQSWTDNAMAAAKDADYILYFGGIDTSAAGETKDRYDLDWPGAQLSLINLLTTLSKPLIVLQMGDQLDNTPLLSNPKINAILWANWPGQDGGTAVMELVTGLKSPAGRLPVTQYPSNFTELVPMTDMALRPSAGNSQLGRTYRWYKTPVQAFGFGLHYTTFSPKFGKKFPAVIDVDEVLEGCDDKYLDTCPLPDLPVVVENRGNRTSDYVALAFVSAPGVGPGPWPIKTLGAFTRLRGVKGGEKREGGLKWNLGNLARHDEEGNTVVYPGKYEVLLDEPTKARLRFEVVRGGKGKGKVKGKGKAAEKGGVVLDRWPKPPKGQEPPAIERV, translated from the coding sequence ATGAAGTCGTCCGTTTTCTGGGGTGCAAGCCTCACATCGGCTGTTGTCCGGGCCATTGACCTCCCCTTCCAGTTTTATCCCAACTGTGTCGATGACCTCCTTTCTACGAACCAAGTCTGCAACACCACTCTTTCACCTCCTGAAAGAGCTGCCGCCCTCGTTGCCGCCCTGACCCCGGAGGAGAAACTTCAAAACATCGTTAGCAAGTCATTGGGGGCACCTCGGATCGGGCTTCCTGCTTACAACTGGTGGAGCGAGGCTCTTCATGGCGTGGCCTACGCACCTGGCACTCAGTTCTGGCAGGGCGATGGCCCCTTcaactcttccacctccttccccatgCCCCTGCTCATGGCGGCCACCTTCGACGATgagctgctggagaagaTTGCCGAAGTCATCGGCATCGAAGGTCGAGCCTTTGGCAACGCTGGCTTCTCGGGCCTCGACTACTGGACACCCAATGTAAACCCCTTCAAAGACCCGCGCTGGGGTCGGGGATCGGAAACACCAGGGGAGGATGTCCTGTTGGTCAAGCGCTATGCTGCAGCCATGATCAAAGGCCTGGAGGGTCCCGTGCCGGAAAAAGAGCGAAGAGTGGTTGCAACCTGCAAACATTACGCAGCCAACGACTTTGAGGACTGGAACGGTGCTACCAGGCATAACTTCAATGCGAAGATTTCGTTGCAGGATATGGCCGAGTATTACTTCATGCCGTTCCAGCAATGTGTTCGGGACTCGAGAGTGGGCTCCATCATGTGTGCCTACAACGCGGTCAACGGCGTGCCGTCGTGTGCGAGCCCTTATCTGCTGCAGACAATCTTGAGGGAGCACTGGAACTGGACAGAGCATAACAATTACATTACTAGCGATTGCGAGGCTGTTTTGGATGTTTCTCTGAATCACAAATATGCGGCCACCAACGCGGAGGGCACGGCGATCTCGTTTGAAGCGGGCATGGATACAAGCTGCGAGTATGAGGGTTCCTCTGACATCCCGGGGGCGTGGTCCCAAGGCCTCCTGAAGGAATCCACCGTTGACCGCGCGCTTCTCCGATTATACGAAGGGATAGTCAGAGCAGGTTACTTTGACGGAAAGCAGTCTTTGTATTCCTCCCTCGGCTGGGCAGACGTCAACAAACCCTCCGCCCAGAAACTATCCCTCCAAGCTGCAGTCGATGGCACCGTCCTCCTCAAAAACGACGGGGCACTCCCGTTGTctgacctcctcgacaagagCCGCCCCAAAAAAGTCGCCATGATCGGCTTCTGGTCCGACGCCAAAGACAAGCTTCGGGGAGGGTACTCCGGCACGGCAGCCTACCTCCACACCCCAGCCTACGCCGCCTCCCAGCTCGGcatccccttttccaccgcCTCTGGTCCCATCCTCCACTCTGACCTCGCCTCCAACCAATCCTGGACTGACAACGCGATGGCCGCGGCAAAAGACGCGGATTACATCCTCTATTTCGGGGGGATCGACACCTCCGCGGCGGGTGAGACAAAAGATCGGTATGACCTCGACTGGCCAGGGGCTCAACTAtctctcatcaacctcttgACCACTCTCAGCAAACCTCTGATCGTCCTCCAAATGGGCGACCAACTAGACAACACACCTTTGCTATccaaccccaaaatcaaCGCCATCCTCTGGGCCAACTGGCCAGGCCAAGACGGCGGGACGGCAGTGATGGAGTTGGTCACGGGGCTAAAGTCCCCCGCGGGAAGGCTGCCAGTGACGCAGTATCCGAGCAACTTCACCGAGCTGGTCCCCATGACGGACATGGCGCTCCGGCCATCAGCGGGTAATAGCCAGCTTGGGAGGACGTACAGGTGGTACAAGACCCCTGTGCAGGCCTTCGGTTTCGGGCTGCACTACACGACCTTCTCTCCCAAGTTTGGCAAGAAGTTTCCGGCGGTtattgatgttgatgaggttcTGGAGGGGTGTGATGACAAGTATCTTGACACCTGCCCGCTGCCGGACTTGCCGGTCGTGGTGGAGAACAGGGGGAATCGGACGTCGGATTATGTCGCTTTGGCGTTTGTATCAGCGCCGGGGGTTGGGCCGGGGCCGTGGCCGATCAAGACTTTGGGGGCGTTtacgaggttgaggggggtaaagggtggggagaagagggagggggggctgaAATGGAATTTGGGGAATTTGGCGAgacatgatgaggaggggaataCGGTTGTTTATCCGGGGAAGTATGAGGTTTTGTTGGATGAGCCGACgaaggcgaggttgaggtttgaGGTTGTGAGGGGTGGAAAGGGTAAAGGGAAGGtgaaagggaaggggaaggcggcggagaaggggggtgtggtgttggatcGGTGGCCCAAGCCTCCTAAGGGACAGGAGCCCCCTGCGATTGAGAGGGTGTGA
- a CDS encoding hypothetical protein (COG:G; EggNog:ENOG503P0BE; CAZy:GH93), with amino-acid sequence MLPSLLSCVLTVGALAASALAQGSETDPAPFTTFGQRIIYDPPEGHRASYPRHIELEDGTLLVTSTVLGSNFFTPSAAFPVFESKDGGVNWEWVSNITDQVNGWGMSAQPALLELTAPLAGFEAGTILASGNSWSANGTRIDLYASTDKARSWSFVSNVAAGGRPNTTNGADPIWEPFLLVHNDELIVYYSDQRDPLHGQKLAHQRSTDLKTWGPVVNDVAYDEYLARPGMTVVAYIAPLKQWILVYEFPVGNSSSHGVNYPVYYRLAPDPTKFDEAPGIPIVIEGKVAPNASPYVVWSPYPGGNGTIIVSDADRDELYSNQFGGDPDKWEMHPCSQPSAYSRALHVFNKYPEHLMVLGAAIFDGGPDELSLSVLSLPELLKNKVNIDEWLAGQNKTQPGNE; translated from the exons ATGCTTCCAAGCCTTCTCTCGTGTGTTCTGACTGTTGGGGCTCTGGCAGCCTCGGCGTTGGCCCAAGGGTCAGAGACAGACCCGGCACCATTCACCACCTTCGGTCAACGGATCATCTACGACCCCCCCGAGGGCCACAGGGCTTCGTACCCACGACATATCGAACTAGAGGATGGAACTCTCCTGGTTACTAGCACAGTTCTCGGGTccaacttcttcaccccctctGCAGCCTTCCCCGTGTTCGAGAGCAAGGATGGCGGCGTGAACTGGGAATGGGTCTCCAACATCACTGACCAAGTCAATGGCTGGGGGATGTCTGCTCAGCCAGCATTGCTTGAACTGACGGCTCCTTTGGCTGGCTTCGAGGCTGGCACTATTCTGGCGTCAGGAAACAGCTGGAGCGCCAACGGCACCCGTATCGACTTGTATGCGTCGACAGACAAGGCTCGGTCCTG GTCCTTTGTGTCAAATGTCGCTGCTGGCGGCAGGCCGAACACCACAAACGGTGCTGACCCTATCTGGGAGCCCTTCCTCTTGGTCCACAACGACGAGCTGATCGTATACTACTCGGACCAGCGCGACCCTCTTCACGGCCAAAAGCTGGCTCACCAGCGATCAACTGATCTGAAGACATGGGGTCCTGTGGTGAATGACGTTGCGTATGACGAGTATCTGGCCCGGCCCGGCATGACTGTCGTCGCCTACATCGCGCCCTTGAAACAGTGGATTCTAGTGTATGAGTTCCCGGTTGGCAACTCTTCATCCCACGGCGTCAACTATCCCGTCTACTACCGTCTTGCACCGGACCCAACCAAGTTCGACGAGGCGCCTGGGATTCCGATTGTCATCGAAGGCAAGGTCGCGCCGAACGCGTCGCCTTATGTGGTCTGGTCGCCTTACCCCGGCGGCAACGGCACCATCATCGTGAGTGACGCGGACCGGGATGAGCTATATTCGAAccagtttggtggtgatcccGACAAGTGGGAGATGCACCCTTGCAGCCAACCTAGTGCCTACTCCAGGGCGTTGCATGTGTTCAACAAGTATCCGGAGCACCTGATGGTTCTCGGCGCGGCCATCTTCGACGGCGGGCCTGATGAGCTGAGCTTGAGTGTGTTAAGCTTGCCCGAGTTGTTGAAGAACAAGGTCAATATCGATGAGTGGCTTGCTGGCCAAAACAAGACACAGCCTGGAAACGAGTAG
- a CDS encoding hypothetical protein (EggNog:ENOG503P1AG; COG:S), which produces MSSSDQKPPLEPADKQSFPPPPPGPPPIQTTQTQVPKHPDETPIPDYNPRHPQFAPPTGGADDDIYNATPTSEHPPQFPPSGDGHHDGETKKKSKFSFKEYYQKASESLTTHVGPAVNAMARKTGAEGFIAESLDKECEKAARILRAFCKDGIYVDAAQQPSSTPAPTPAPAATDTEASATDGKHTDSAKTKKPKVLLTIPSKVIAKAQGLAIFTAFRAGFQGTVSGGSGILIARKPDGSWSPPSGIKVGGVGGGFVIGAEIYDCVVVINTKEALDLFTKTRMSLGSDLAVTAGPFGAGGSLDWGVPANQKGKEKEKTSPQHPPTATSPPLSADNTHFQTAPLSPGELTDPLEDPTKGRKPSALREAIGKPVYSYVKSHGVYAGVQISGTVILSRDTANAKFYGRPVTVQEILDGKVEPPAAAKTLFEVLSGASGWRGHSGSSPVTPNFAPGAGVPPPAAATTSGVADVTAGVRGLDVGGSSSSATAPRPTTPAVNAKAAEAAAEAKLASPTSPPPPSYSEFAPSGTQQQPEDLPPAYVEGQGTRPPAGDSKTGLH; this is translated from the exons atgagctCATCCGACCAGAAGCCGCCGCTGGAGCCTGCAGACAAGCAGTCGTTTCCGCCCCCGCCTCCCGGCCCCCCGCCCATCCAGACCACACAGACACAGGTGCCAAAGCATCCTGACGAGACCCCTATCCCAGATTACAACCCGAGGCATCCTCAGTTTGCGCCGCCCACAGGCGgtgccgacgacgacatctACAACGCGACGCCGACATCCGAGCACCCGCCCCAGTTCCCGCCGTCTGGAGATGGTCACCACGATGGCGaaaccaagaagaagtccaAATTCTCCTTCAAGGAGTACTACCAAAAGGCCTCAGAAAGCTTGACGACCCATGTTGGCCCGGCAGTCAACGCGATGGCCCGCAAGACGGGCGCTGAAGGCTTCATTGCCGAGTCTCTGGACAAGGAATGTGAAAAAGCTGCCAGGATTTTGAGGGCATTCTGCA AGGACGGCATCTATGTCGACGCAGCGCAGCAaccttcttcaacgccaGCACCCACACCCGCACCAGCTGCGACGGACACCGAGGCCTCGGCTACCGATGGCAAACACACAGATTCTGCCAAGACAAAGAAACCCAAGGTACTTCTCACGATACCTTCCAAGGTCATTGCGAAAGCCCAGGGCCTGGCTATCTTCACGGCCTTCCGTGCGGGTTTCCAGGGAACCGTCTCGGGCGGTAGTGGCATCCTGATCGCCCGCAAGCCTGATGGCAGCTGGTCTCCACCCAGCGGCATCAAGGTTGGGGGCGTGGGAGGTGGCTTCGTTATCGGCGCAGAGATTTACGACTGTGTCGttgtcatcaacaccaaggaaGCTCTTGACCTCTTCACAAAGACTCGCATGAGCCTCGGGTCCGATCTCGCGGTTACTGCCGGTCCTTTTGGCGCTGGTGGTTCTCTTGACTGGGGCGTTCCGGCGAACCAGAAGggcaaagagaaggagaagaccTCGCCACAACACCCTCCAACGGCCACGTCTCCACCGCTCTCTGCCGATAACACCCACTTCCAAACGGCGCCGCTTTCCCCTGGTGAGCTGACTGACCCCCTGGAAGATCCCACAAAGGGACGCAAGCCCAGTGCCTTACGTGAGGCCATTGGGAAACCGGTCTACAGTTATGTCAAGTCACACGGTGTGTATGCTGGCGTTCAAATCAGCGGTACTGTGATTCTGTCCCGCGATACCGCCAATGCCAAATTCTACGGCCGGCCGGTCACTGTACAGGAGATTCTGGATGGCAAGGTAGAACCACCTGCTGCAGCCAAGACACTCTTTGAGGTGTTGAGCGGTGCCTCTGGGTGGCGTGGACACAGCGGTTCCAGCCCAGTAACGCCCAACTTTGCGCCTGGGGCTGGTGTGCCGCCTCCCGCTGCAGCGACCACGTCTGGTGTTGCCGATGTCACTGCCGGTGTCAGGGGTCTTGATGTCGGaggctcctccagctcggcaacCGCCCCGAGACCCACAACGCCGGCGGTAAATGCtaaggctgccgaggccgcCGCAGAGGCGAAGCTTGCGTCCCCCACcagtccaccaccgccgtccTATTCGGAGTTTGCTCCGAGTGGgacccagcagcagccagagGACCTCCCTCCTGCATATGTGGAGGGTCAAGGGACCAGGCCGCCCGCAGGTGACTCCAAGACCGGATTGCATTAG
- a CDS encoding hypothetical protein (COG:L; EggNog:ENOG503PBQJ) has protein sequence MDKPPPRPLLLAPPPSESRAGLKTPPTGTPLPPRRSASIAACELCREKKAKCDSRRPTCGRCLNNGVQCTYTTKVNETLTQADKREKARYKKERDDLLHLLTSIRDKPQREAENIFARLRVFNDPFEVCQSLRDAELLPFVSSSPAKLPSPSDANEIIDIHVPARPWTTLVNDAVVSRLVARFFSPGSQLFPAIDRDVFVSDMQAKNLTTSKLCSPLLANAVCAMPCFELTSSTGLVELFLSQAKSILEREHGRPSLPTVLALYLLYLISTLLGRDRAGLHFRRTSLDMLEYLDLESRIKYLRDDVPDQALERRVLSKALWGIFVAERLFELDTPIQTSLCADDARNAAMADADGDVNERLTDALCSLAEIQYTIAMHEAEQNTGVGSGEDIGIRQSILLRWRVLCDLFSNQLQAETNSSLSSCYVR, from the exons ATGGACAAGCCACCGCCGCGACCTCTCCTTTTAGCGCCCCCACCCTCCGAATCACGCGCCGGCTTGAAGACGCCACCCACCGGTACCCCTCTGCCACCGAGACGATCGGCCTCCATAGCCGCCTGCGAGCTTTGCCGGGAGAAGAAAGCAAAGTGCGACAGCCGACGGCCGACCTGTGGACGGTGCTTAAACAACGGCGTCCAGTGCACCTATACCACCAAGGTCAATGAGACGCTGACCCAGGCCGATAAAAGAGAGAAGGCGCGATACAAGAAAGAGCGGGACGACCTGTTACATCTTCTGACTTCGATCCGTGACAAGCCCCAACGCGAAGCCGAAAACATCTTTGCCCGCCTTCGCGTTTTCAACGACCCATTCGAGGTGTGTCAGTCTTTGAGGGATGCCGAGCTGCTgccttttgtttcttctAGCCCGGCCAAGCTCCCCTCTCCGTCCGACGCGAATGAAATTATCGACATACACGTCCCAGCTCGACCGTGGACAACGCTGGTCAACGATGCTGTTGTTTCGAGGCTGGTGGCGCGCTTCTTCTCGCCTGGCTCCCAGCTGTTCCCGGCTATTGACAGAGATGTCTTCGTCTCCGACATGCAAGCCAAGAATCTGACAACGTCCAAGCTGTGTTCACCTCTTCTTGCCAATGCCGTCTGCGCCATGCCTTGTTTTGAGTTGACCTCGAGCACCGGTCTTGTCGAGCTCTTCCTGAGCCAAGCGAAATCCATCCTCGAGCGAGAACATGGCCGACCCTCTCTGCCTACGGTTCTCGctttataccttttatacCTGATATCAACCTTGCTGGGCAGGGACCGTGCCGGCTTACACTTTCGGCGGACGAGCCTTGACATGTTGGAATACCTAGATTTGGAGTCAAGAATAAAATATTTGCGCGACGATGTTCCAGATCAGGCTCTCGAACGGCGTGTGTTGTCGAAAGCTCTATGGGGGATTTTCGTGGCGGAGAG ACTTTTCGAATTGGATACCCCCATCCAAACATCACTTTGTGCTGACGATGCTCGCAATGCAGCGATGGCGGATGCCGACGGCGACGTGAATGAAAGATTGACGGACGCCTTGTGCAGTCTCGCCGAAATCCAATATACCATTGCCATGCATGAGGCTGAACAAAACACTGGTGTGGGTAGTGGGGAGGATATTGGGATACGGCAATCCATCCTTTTGCGGTGGAGGGTGCTGTGTGATTTGTTTTCAAATCAGCTTCAGGCAGAGACCAACTCGTCGTTGTCGAGCTGCTACGTCAGGTGA
- a CDS encoding hypothetical protein (EggNog:ENOG503P9DR) encodes MDDSSDDERHCKIDLKDRAGVVEWEDANRHLQHTPDLRMDLHVDASNDRALFALHGCIFLKGGKPNKVNVYIFVHPENIHSVGYDHSTGPSIPAMQRDPSKNFISLRFSMTQAPVFVVPKNRPLVPKARSEGLLDTMKALASAQDFTVYLNMLQLVPEVRYQLSLLPSVFLFNDLQTDERWAAIGRLYHGAGGQVVNLGNAVAAPRPTPSCDNLGMETLEELSPPPYVEKAPYQNPTQLATPPDRKRRRTSEPLSSSRTDKRLLLDLGQGRVFRENNAELESRIERLEKMFQDSTPGQAVQGYTGLESRIERLEMMILEPAARSPCRYNSEEAEHLISHVNDRIDDQFTGVHVELQDKVMEDTERLVTEKTEESQEELRKGLRETLMEELREELMDKLRVELLGTIREEVKRELMAEIKVELFRDMAQAMMGVACGTSSEKAKMVLNSI; translated from the exons ATGGACGATTCGAGCGACGATGAAAGACATTGCAAAATAGATTTGAAGGATCGAGCTGGCGTGGTGGAGTGGGAGGATGCGAACCGACACCTGCAACATACTCCCGATCTTCGTATGGATTTGCACGTTGATGCTTCGAACGACCGAGCCCTCTTTGCGCTTCACGGCTGTATATTTCTCAAAGGCGGCAAGCCCAACAAAGTCAACGTTTACATATTCGTCCACCCAGAAAACATACACTCCGTCGGGTACGATCACAGCACTGGTCCCTCTATACCGGCGATGCAGCGTGATCCTTCCAAGAACTTTATCAGCCTTCGCTTCAGCATGACGCAGGCGCCTGTCTTCGTGGTGCCAAAAAATCGTCCTCTGGTACCAAAGGCGCGATCCGAAGGTCTGCTGGATACCATGAAGGCCCTCGCATCTGCTCAAGACTTCACCGTCTACCTGAACATGCTGCAGCTGGTGCCCGAGGTTCGGTATCAGCTCTCGTTGCTGCCGTCTGTCTTTTTGTTCAATGACTTGCAGACCGATGAGAGATGGGCAGCCATTGGTAGGCTGTATCATGGTGCAGGCGGTCAGGTTGTTAACCTTGGCAATGCTGTCGCTGCACCTCGGCCAACGCCTAGTTGCGACAATCTGGGCATGGAGACATTGGAAGAGttgtcaccgccaccatATGTTGAGAAGGCTCCCTACCAAAACCCAACACAACTAGCTACCCCGCCAG ATCGAAAACGGCGGCGCACTAGCGAACCGTTGTCTTCCTCGAGAACCGACAAGCGGCTCTTACTCGACTTGGGCCAGGGTCGTGTGTTCAGGGAGAACAACGCCGAACTGGAAAGTCGTATCGAACGGCTTGAGAAGATGTTTCAGGACTCTACACCCGGCCAGGCAGTTCAGGGCTACACTGGGCTGGAAAGTCGCATCGAACGGCTCGAGATGATGATTCTGGAGCCTGCCGCCCGATCACCTTGCAGATACAACAGCGAGGAGGCAGAACATCTCATCAGTCATGTGAATGACCGTATCGATGACCAGTTCACAGGTGTTCACGTCGAACTGCAAGATAAAGTCATGGAGGACACTGAGCGCTTGGTGACTGAGAAAACCGAAGAGTCGCAGGAAGAGCTGCGGAAAGGCCTGCGGGAAACGTTGATGGAAGAGTTACGGGAGGAGCTCATGGACAAGTTACGAGTGGAGCTTCTGGGAACGATAAGAGAAGAGGTCAAGCGAGAGTTGATGGCGGAGATCAAGGTGGAATTGTTCAGAGACATGGCCCAGGCTATGATGGGCGTGGCCTGCGGTACCAGCAGCGAGAAGGCGAAGATGGTTCTGAATAGTATATAG